In Arthrobacter sp. SLBN-83, one DNA window encodes the following:
- a CDS encoding isochorismatase family protein, whose product MARALIIVDVQNDFCEGGSLAVPGGAAVAGAISEYLDNHHRDFDYVIATQDWHIDPGSHFSDTPDYKDSWPRHCVAGTRGAELHPDLDTEYVDAYFRKGQFAAAYSGFEGLLAPEDAVPTGERQAGGLPGTDALESDEDAIGLDDWLQSHDVEDLVVVGIATDYCVKATALDAVQAGYGVTVVRSLTAGIAEDLEDTMAELELGGADIA is encoded by the coding sequence ATGGCCCGCGCTTTGATCATCGTGGATGTCCAAAACGATTTCTGCGAGGGCGGCTCGCTCGCCGTTCCGGGCGGAGCGGCGGTGGCTGGAGCCATCAGCGAGTACCTCGACAACCACCACCGGGACTTCGACTACGTCATCGCCACGCAGGACTGGCACATCGATCCCGGCAGCCACTTCTCGGATACGCCGGACTACAAGGACAGTTGGCCGCGGCACTGCGTGGCAGGCACCCGCGGAGCGGAGCTGCACCCCGACCTGGACACCGAGTACGTGGACGCGTACTTCCGGAAAGGCCAGTTCGCTGCCGCCTACTCCGGCTTCGAGGGCCTGCTGGCCCCTGAGGACGCCGTCCCTACGGGCGAACGCCAGGCCGGCGGGCTGCCCGGCACCGATGCCCTCGAATCCGATGAGGACGCCATCGGCCTCGACGACTGGCTGCAGAGCCACGACGTGGAGGACCTGGTGGTGGTTGGCATCGCCACCGACTACTGCGTGAAGGCCACGGCACTGGATGCCGTCCAGGCAGGGTACGGCGTCACGGTGGTGCGGTCGCTGACCGCCGGGATCGCCGAGGACCTGGAAGACACTATGGCCGAGCTGGAACTCGGCGGAGCCGATATCGCCTGA
- a CDS encoding exonuclease domain-containing protein, with amino-acid sequence MGLDFTAIDFETANGFRGSPCSVGLTKVRGGRIVEEASWLMRPPPGYDHFDYHNVRIHGITPADVAGMPRFGELFPEIGAFIGEDVLAAHNAAFDLGVIRSALEVSGLPGPAYDYVCTVMLSRRCYSLVSNSLPFAAEEAGVPLVNHHDATEDARACAGILIDIAARNGANSIAELYLSLGLAVPRQHAFDPATGELSKPSLAAVAGASGNGAALVRRFQSGWPEEGANPEPNADAEPSHPLYAQTVVFTGQLSIDRPEAKLRSARCGARTESRVTARTTVLVVGDGFVASDLRSGRLTGKARRVLELHERGQAIEVLSEGEFLQMVGGDVPGSPQAAGAESWNGALAPAVSA; translated from the coding sequence GTGGGTTTGGACTTTACGGCGATCGACTTCGAAACGGCCAACGGCTTCCGCGGCTCCCCGTGCTCCGTGGGGCTGACGAAGGTCAGGGGCGGCAGGATCGTCGAAGAGGCCTCCTGGCTGATGCGTCCACCGCCCGGGTACGACCACTTTGACTACCACAATGTCCGGATCCACGGGATCACTCCAGCCGATGTTGCCGGCATGCCCCGCTTTGGTGAGCTGTTCCCCGAGATCGGCGCCTTCATCGGAGAGGACGTACTGGCAGCGCACAACGCCGCGTTCGACCTGGGCGTGATCCGCTCGGCACTGGAAGTATCCGGCCTGCCCGGCCCCGCCTACGACTATGTCTGCACCGTCATGCTGTCCCGGCGCTGCTACTCGCTGGTCTCCAACTCGCTCCCGTTTGCCGCCGAGGAAGCAGGCGTCCCGCTGGTCAACCACCACGACGCTACGGAGGATGCCCGTGCCTGCGCCGGCATCCTCATTGACATCGCTGCCCGCAACGGTGCCAACAGCATCGCCGAGCTCTATCTTTCGCTGGGCCTGGCGGTACCGCGCCAACACGCCTTTGATCCGGCCACCGGCGAGCTGTCCAAGCCCAGCCTCGCGGCGGTCGCCGGAGCCTCGGGCAACGGCGCCGCACTGGTCCGACGGTTCCAGTCCGGCTGGCCCGAGGAAGGGGCCAACCCCGAGCCCAATGCGGACGCCGAACCCAGCCACCCGCTGTATGCCCAGACCGTCGTATTCACGGGGCAGCTTTCCATCGACCGCCCGGAGGCGAAGCTCCGCTCGGCCCGGTGCGGCGCCCGGACGGAAAGCCGGGTCACGGCCCGCACCACCGTCCTGGTGGTGGGGGATGGGTTTGTTGCCTCCGACCTGCGCTCGGGCAGGCTCACCGGAAAGGCGCGCCGCGTCCTGGAACTGCACGAGCGGGGACAGGCCATCGAGGTGCTGTCCGAAGGCGAGTTCCTGCAAATGGTGGGCGGGGACGTCCCGGGTAGTCCGCAGGCTGCCGGTGCGGAGAGCTGGAATGGCGCACTGGCACCGGCGGTCAGCGCCTGA
- a CDS encoding nicotinate phosphoribosyltransferase — MSTSAGWDHPRTSFYTDHYELTMLQAALHSGAAHRRSVFEAFARRLPDGRRYGIVAGTGRLLEGIANFRFGEAELEFLERTHVVNQETLEYLANYKFSGDIWGYAEGDAYFPNSPILIVEASFAEACMLETYLLSVLNHDTAIASAASRMVSAAGGRPCIEMGSRRTHEEAATASARAAIIAGFDSTSNLEAGIRYGVKTLGTAAHSFTLLHDTEREAFEAQIASLGEGTSLLVDTYDVEKAVRTAVDLAGPRLGAVRLDSGDLVAQAQWVRRLLDDLGNEHTKIVVTSDLDEYAIAALQSAPVDSYGVGTSLVTGSGAPTASMVYKLVSRTGDDGNFVSVAKAAKNKASVGGRKYALRKLDERGRATAEVVGVGHRPEDDGNDRPLLQHFMKNGELLPGWTGNEGVLRARQRHADSMLELPPVVNRLQRGEPAIPTLYEDN, encoded by the coding sequence GTGAGCACCTCAGCCGGCTGGGACCATCCCCGCACGTCCTTTTATACCGACCACTACGAGCTGACCATGCTGCAGGCCGCCCTCCATTCGGGGGCCGCGCACCGCAGGTCGGTGTTCGAGGCGTTCGCGCGGCGGCTGCCCGACGGACGGCGCTACGGCATCGTCGCCGGCACCGGGCGCCTCCTGGAAGGCATTGCGAACTTCCGCTTCGGGGAGGCCGAGCTGGAGTTCCTGGAACGTACACACGTGGTCAACCAGGAGACGCTGGAATACCTGGCCAACTACAAATTCTCCGGGGACATCTGGGGCTATGCCGAGGGCGACGCGTACTTCCCCAACTCGCCCATCCTGATCGTGGAGGCGTCGTTCGCGGAAGCCTGCATGCTGGAGACCTACCTGCTCTCGGTGCTGAACCACGACACCGCCATCGCCTCGGCCGCGTCGCGGATGGTGAGTGCGGCGGGCGGCCGGCCCTGCATCGAAATGGGCTCTCGGCGCACCCATGAGGAAGCCGCCACGGCATCGGCGCGGGCCGCCATCATCGCCGGCTTTGACAGCACCTCCAACCTCGAGGCGGGCATCCGCTACGGCGTGAAGACCCTGGGCACGGCCGCCCACTCCTTCACCCTGCTGCACGACACGGAGCGGGAGGCCTTCGAAGCCCAGATTGCCTCGCTGGGCGAGGGCACGTCCCTCCTGGTGGACACGTACGACGTCGAGAAGGCCGTCCGCACGGCCGTTGACCTGGCAGGTCCCCGGCTGGGCGCCGTCCGGCTGGACTCGGGTGACCTGGTGGCCCAGGCACAGTGGGTGCGCCGGCTGCTGGACGACCTGGGCAACGAGCACACCAAGATCGTGGTCACCTCCGACCTGGACGAGTACGCCATCGCGGCCCTGCAGTCAGCCCCCGTCGACTCCTATGGGGTGGGCACCTCGTTGGTCACCGGTTCCGGCGCCCCCACCGCCAGCATGGTCTACAAACTGGTCAGCCGCACGGGCGATGACGGCAACTTCGTGTCCGTGGCCAAGGCTGCCAAGAACAAGGCCAGCGTGGGCGGACGCAAGTACGCGCTGCGGAAGCTGGACGAACGCGGCAGGGCCACCGCCGAGGTGGTGGGCGTGGGCCACCGGCCGGAGGACGACGGCAACGACCGTCCTCTGCTGCAGCACTTCATGAAGAACGGCGAGCTGCTTCCGGGCTGGACCGGGAACGAGGGCGTGCTCCGCGCGCGGCAGCGCCATGCGGACTCCATGCTGGAACTGCCGCCGGTGGTCAACCGCCTGCAGCGCGGCGAGCCCGCAATCCCCACTCTCTACGAAGACAACTGA
- the clpS gene encoding ATP-dependent Clp protease adapter ClpS yields the protein MTISVAPGPDTQEGIRTGTAESTDSLTAPDIPWNLVIWNDPVNLMSYVSYVFQSYFGYSETKANKLMMEVHKKGRSIVASGSKEQVERHAVAMHGFGLWATVEKASGGPGGNSGKSGGSGQGKGKRG from the coding sequence ATGACCATAAGCGTTGCGCCCGGCCCTGATACACAGGAGGGCATCCGGACCGGCACAGCAGAGTCCACCGACTCCCTGACCGCGCCGGACATCCCCTGGAACCTGGTGATCTGGAACGATCCCGTCAATCTCATGAGCTACGTCAGCTACGTGTTCCAAAGCTACTTCGGCTATTCGGAGACCAAGGCGAACAAGCTGATGATGGAGGTCCACAAGAAGGGCCGGTCCATCGTCGCCTCGGGCAGCAAGGAACAGGTGGAGCGCCACGCCGTGGCCATGCACGGGTTCGGGCTCTGGGCCACGGTGGAAAAGGCCAGCGGTGGCCCCGGCGGCAACTCGGGCAAGTCCGGCGGTTCGGGCCAGGGTAAGGGGAAGCGTGGCTAA
- a CDS encoding DEAD/DEAH box helicase: MTETLFGGPTLPPAYPERAAWGTAPKLRAWQQEALDLYLKNSPRDFLAVATPGAGKTTFALRIASTLIDSGAVNRVTIVAPTDHLKRQWADAAAKVGIAIDPNFKNSDGQHGRGFIGVAVTYAQVASKPMLHRAKTEAARTLVILDEIHHGGEALSWGDGLREAFDPAVRRLSLTGTPFRSDTSPIPFVEYAEDRDGIRRSKADYTYGYGNALRDHVVRPVMFMAYSGQMRWRTSAGEEMAASLGEAAVTKDITSHAWRTALNPAGEWIPAVLAGADRRLSEVRRTVPDAGGLVIATDHEDARAYAGQLKRITGESPTVILSDDAKASSKIEEFSAGDKRWMVAVRMVSEGVDVPRLSVGVYATSTSTPLFFAQAVGRFVRARKRGETASVFLPSVPQLMALANSMEMERDHALDRPEKEDGDGLFNPEDSLMEEANREEKASDSLTKGKFEALDSQASFDRVLFDGGEFGTGGEVGSDDEMDFLGIPGLLDAEQVGMLLRQRQHEQLNRRNRKAPAASAESAAPAVPDHRMLMDLRNELAKNVAAWSARTGTPHGVVHTKLRTVCGGPPVAQANEEQLKSRLRKLQDWFVGRK; the protein is encoded by the coding sequence GTGACGGAGACGCTCTTTGGCGGCCCCACCCTGCCTCCGGCCTACCCGGAACGTGCAGCCTGGGGAACCGCCCCGAAACTCCGTGCCTGGCAGCAGGAAGCCCTCGACCTCTACCTGAAGAACAGTCCCCGCGACTTCCTCGCGGTGGCAACCCCCGGTGCCGGTAAAACCACCTTTGCGCTCCGGATTGCCTCCACCCTGATCGATTCAGGTGCCGTGAACCGCGTGACCATTGTTGCGCCTACGGACCACCTGAAGCGCCAGTGGGCGGATGCGGCGGCGAAGGTGGGCATTGCCATCGACCCCAACTTCAAGAATTCCGACGGCCAGCACGGCCGTGGCTTCATCGGCGTTGCCGTTACGTATGCCCAGGTGGCCAGCAAGCCAATGCTGCACCGCGCCAAGACAGAGGCCGCCCGCACCCTGGTGATCCTCGACGAGATCCACCATGGCGGCGAAGCCCTGTCCTGGGGTGACGGCCTGCGTGAAGCGTTCGATCCCGCAGTGCGCCGGCTGTCCCTGACGGGTACCCCGTTCCGCTCGGACACCTCGCCCATCCCGTTCGTGGAGTATGCGGAGGACCGGGATGGCATCCGGCGCTCCAAGGCTGACTACACCTATGGCTACGGCAACGCGCTAAGGGACCACGTGGTGCGCCCCGTGATGTTCATGGCCTACTCCGGCCAGATGCGCTGGCGTACCAGCGCCGGCGAGGAAATGGCTGCGTCGCTTGGCGAGGCTGCGGTGACCAAGGACATCACGTCTCACGCCTGGCGGACCGCGCTGAACCCGGCGGGGGAGTGGATTCCCGCTGTCCTGGCCGGTGCCGACAGGAGGCTCAGCGAAGTCCGGCGGACCGTGCCCGACGCCGGCGGCCTTGTCATCGCCACCGACCACGAGGACGCCCGCGCCTACGCCGGCCAGCTGAAGAGGATCACCGGCGAATCCCCCACCGTCATCCTCTCCGACGACGCCAAGGCCTCCAGCAAGATCGAGGAATTTTCGGCCGGAGACAAGCGCTGGATGGTGGCCGTCCGCATGGTGTCCGAAGGCGTTGACGTGCCGCGGCTCTCCGTCGGCGTCTACGCCACCTCCACGTCAACCCCGTTGTTCTTCGCCCAGGCCGTGGGACGCTTCGTGCGTGCCCGCAAACGGGGCGAGACGGCGTCGGTCTTCCTGCCGTCCGTCCCGCAGCTGATGGCGCTGGCCAACTCCATGGAGATGGAGCGGGACCACGCGCTGGACCGGCCGGAGAAGGAGGACGGCGACGGCCTCTTCAACCCGGAAGATTCGCTGATGGAAGAGGCCAACCGGGAGGAGAAGGCCTCGGACAGCCTGACCAAGGGCAAGTTCGAAGCGCTGGACTCCCAGGCCTCCTTTGACCGGGTCCTGTTCGACGGCGGCGAGTTCGGCACCGGCGGCGAAGTGGGGTCCGACGACGAAATGGACTTCCTGGGCATCCCCGGGCTCCTGGATGCCGAGCAGGTGGGCATGCTCCTGCGCCAACGCCAGCACGAGCAGTTGAACCGGCGGAACCGGAAGGCGCCTGCCGCCTCCGCCGAAAGCGCCGCACCCGCCGTGCCGGACCACCGCATGCTGATGGACCTGCGCAACGAGCTTGCCAAGAACGTGGCGGCCTGGTCTGCGCGGACCGGCACGCCCCACGGCGTGGTCCACACCAAGCTGCGGACCGTTTGCGGCGGCCCTCCTGTGGCGCAGGCCAACGAGGAACAGCTGAAGTCCCGGCTGCGCAAGCTCCAGGACTGGTTCGTGGGCCGCAAGTAG
- the rdgB gene encoding RdgB/HAM1 family non-canonical purine NTP pyrophosphatase, with the protein MSGAAPRLVLATHNKGKLRELRELLRGQVPGLDVDTQVVDAAAAGAPDVVETGVTFAENSLLKARAVAGATGLVAIADDSGLAVDVMGGAPGIFSARWAGRHGDDAANLELLLNQLSDVPDEHRGAAFVCAAALALPADGGGPGREVVEYGQLEGILLREPRGAGGFGYDPVLQPAGEDRSCAELSAEEKNAISHRGKAFRALLPSIVAALEEAG; encoded by the coding sequence GTGAGCGGCGCGGCGCCCCGGCTGGTGCTCGCCACGCACAATAAAGGCAAACTCCGGGAGCTGCGCGAACTGTTGCGCGGGCAGGTGCCCGGGCTCGACGTCGACACCCAGGTGGTGGACGCCGCTGCGGCAGGTGCGCCGGACGTCGTCGAAACCGGTGTGACGTTTGCCGAGAACTCACTGCTGAAGGCGCGGGCAGTGGCCGGCGCCACCGGCCTGGTGGCCATTGCAGACGACTCCGGACTGGCCGTGGACGTCATGGGCGGGGCTCCTGGTATCTTCTCCGCGCGCTGGGCCGGACGGCACGGAGACGACGCAGCCAACCTGGAACTCCTGCTGAACCAACTGTCCGATGTCCCGGATGAGCACCGCGGGGCCGCCTTCGTGTGCGCTGCCGCCCTGGCCCTGCCGGCAGATGGCGGGGGACCCGGCCGGGAAGTGGTGGAGTACGGCCAGCTCGAGGGGATCCTCCTTCGCGAACCGCGGGGAGCCGGCGGGTTCGGCTACGACCCCGTTCTTCAGCCGGCCGGCGAGGACCGCAGCTGTGCGGAACTGTCCGCAGAGGAAAAGAACGCCATCAGCCACCGCGGCAAGGCGTTCCGGGCGCTGCTGCCCTCGATTGTGGCAGCCCTGGAAGAGGCGGGCTAG
- a CDS encoding VTT domain-containing protein — protein sequence MNDLAVSMLAGAGPVQPRMASFLPDWLNPQVFLADPVLAPWVVLLVCGIIFAETGLLVGFFLPGDSMLFTAGLLVATDTIKFNIWLLALLIVVSAIIGNQTGYLIGSKAGPAIFNKPNSKLFKRENVENAHAFFEKHGGKALILARFVPIIRTFVPVIVGVAQMSKRKFFLYNVIGAVLWGGGVTLLGYLLGDKVPWVRDNLDIIFIAIVLVSVIPIGIEVLRGMSAKRQAQAYGTDAVDEFIEEHGPEEDQKTPRNIHGSRPE from the coding sequence ATGAATGACCTCGCGGTGTCCATGCTGGCCGGCGCGGGACCGGTCCAGCCGAGAATGGCTTCCTTCCTGCCCGATTGGCTGAACCCCCAGGTTTTCCTGGCCGATCCGGTGCTCGCCCCCTGGGTGGTCCTGCTGGTGTGCGGAATCATCTTCGCCGAGACGGGCCTGCTGGTGGGATTCTTCCTGCCGGGCGACTCCATGCTGTTCACCGCCGGCCTGCTGGTGGCCACAGACACCATCAAATTCAACATCTGGCTGCTGGCCCTGCTGATCGTGGTCTCGGCGATCATCGGCAACCAGACCGGGTACCTTATCGGGTCCAAGGCGGGGCCCGCCATCTTCAACAAACCCAACTCCAAGCTGTTCAAGCGGGAGAACGTGGAGAACGCCCACGCATTCTTTGAAAAGCACGGCGGCAAAGCCCTGATCCTGGCCCGCTTCGTGCCCATCATCCGCACGTTCGTGCCCGTCATTGTGGGCGTTGCACAGATGAGCAAGCGGAAGTTTTTCCTGTACAACGTCATCGGTGCTGTCCTCTGGGGCGGCGGCGTCACGCTGCTCGGCTACCTGCTGGGTGACAAGGTGCCGTGGGTCCGCGACAACCTGGACATCATCTTCATTGCCATCGTGCTGGTCTCGGTCATTCCCATCGGCATCGAGGTCCTGCGCGGCATGTCGGCCAAGCGCCAGGCCCAGGCCTACGGCACCGACGCCGTGGATGAGTTCATCGAGGAGCACGGGCCGGAAGAGGACCAGAAGACGCCCCGGAACATCCACGGCAGCCGGCCGGAGTAG
- the murI gene encoding glutamate racemase — translation MTDASGTTYPRITMTTASSAEPPAETSPAAAASDLPAAAPEARPIGVFDSGVGGLTVARSIIDQLPNESILYVGDTAHGPYGPLPIAEVRANALGVMDELVDSGVKLLTIACNSASAAVLRDARERYTAKYGIPVIEVIQPAVRRAVAATRSGKVGVIGTSATVGSRAYEDTFAAAPDLDITSVACPEFVSYVEAGITTGPALLAVAEEYLAPLKAAGVDTVVLGCTHYPLLTGVISYVMGADVTLVSSAEETAKDVYRALATHNLQRTSEAPPEHHFVATGDAGQFEALARRFLGPEVLSVRHVDHVAAQYPTGSLARITPEMIAAAQSARNRPRISNFVGGGLADAGRTGGPGQ, via the coding sequence ATGACTGACGCTTCCGGGACCACCTATCCTCGAATAACCATGACAACAGCCTCGAGCGCGGAACCACCGGCGGAAACATCGCCCGCGGCCGCCGCAAGTGACCTGCCGGCCGCCGCCCCTGAAGCCCGGCCCATCGGCGTCTTCGATTCCGGCGTTGGCGGCCTCACCGTGGCCCGCTCCATCATTGACCAGCTTCCCAACGAGTCGATCCTCTACGTGGGGGACACCGCCCACGGCCCCTACGGGCCGCTGCCCATCGCGGAGGTGCGGGCCAACGCCCTGGGTGTGATGGACGAACTGGTGGACTCCGGCGTCAAGCTGCTCACCATCGCCTGCAACTCGGCGTCGGCCGCTGTCCTGCGGGACGCCCGTGAACGGTACACCGCCAAGTACGGTATCCCGGTCATCGAGGTCATCCAGCCCGCGGTGCGCCGCGCAGTTGCCGCCACCCGCAGCGGGAAGGTGGGCGTGATCGGAACCTCCGCCACCGTGGGCTCGCGGGCCTACGAGGACACCTTCGCCGCCGCCCCGGACCTGGACATCACGTCCGTGGCATGCCCTGAATTCGTCAGCTACGTGGAGGCCGGCATCACCACGGGGCCGGCGCTGCTCGCCGTCGCCGAGGAATACCTGGCCCCGCTGAAGGCGGCCGGCGTGGACACCGTAGTGCTGGGCTGCACGCACTACCCCCTCCTGACGGGCGTGATCTCCTACGTCATGGGCGCCGACGTCACCCTGGTGTCCAGTGCCGAGGAAACCGCAAAAGACGTTTACCGCGCCCTGGCCACCCACAACCTGCAGCGGACCTCCGAAGCCCCTCCCGAGCACCACTTTGTAGCCACCGGCGACGCAGGGCAGTTCGAGGCGCTCGCCCGGCGGTTCCTGGGCCCGGAGGTCCTGTCCGTCCGGCACGTGGACCACGTGGCCGCGCAGTACCCCACGGGGAGCCTGGCCCGCATCACCCCGGAGATGATCGCCGCGGCACAGAGCGCGCGGAACCGCCCCAGGATCTCCAACTTCGTGGGCGGCGGATTGGCCGACGCCGGCCGCACCGGAGGTCCCGGCCAGTGA
- a CDS encoding MBL fold metallo-hydrolase, which yields MKLTIVGCTGSFPGPGSPASCYLLTATDGERTWKVVMDLGSGALGAIQRYTDLEDIDAIFLTHLHPDHCMDLCGLHVAIRWKPGGWGRGRIPVWGPAATADRMATAYGLDLDPGMHEEFDFTNWTERKPVTVGPFTVTPFTVNHPIEEAYALRVEVVEPGKDGAPVSRVLTYSGDTDSCAGLEEAAKDADLFLCEAAFEEGRDDGISDVHLTGKRAGEAAAAAGARRLLLTHIPVWTSQTTVMAEARPVFPGDVAVAVAGVHYTI from the coding sequence GTGAAGCTGACCATTGTGGGGTGCACGGGCTCGTTCCCCGGGCCCGGCTCGCCGGCGTCGTGCTACCTCCTGACCGCCACCGACGGCGAGCGGACCTGGAAGGTGGTGATGGACCTCGGCAGCGGTGCGCTGGGGGCCATCCAGCGGTACACGGACCTGGAGGACATCGACGCGATCTTCCTCACCCACCTGCACCCGGACCACTGCATGGACCTGTGCGGCCTGCACGTGGCCATCCGCTGGAAGCCCGGAGGCTGGGGCCGCGGCCGGATTCCCGTGTGGGGCCCCGCCGCCACGGCGGACCGGATGGCTACCGCTTACGGGCTGGACCTGGACCCGGGCATGCATGAAGAGTTCGACTTCACCAACTGGACCGAACGCAAACCGGTGACCGTGGGCCCCTTCACCGTCACCCCGTTCACCGTCAACCATCCCATCGAGGAGGCCTACGCCCTCCGGGTGGAAGTGGTTGAACCCGGCAAGGACGGCGCCCCGGTATCCCGCGTCCTGACCTATTCCGGAGACACGGATTCCTGCGCCGGCCTCGAGGAAGCTGCCAAGGACGCGGACCTGTTCCTGTGCGAGGCAGCTTTCGAAGAGGGCCGGGACGACGGCATCAGTGACGTCCACCTCACGGGCAAGCGGGCTGGTGAAGCGGCAGCAGCTGCCGGTGCGCGGCGGCTCCTGCTGACCCACATCCCGGTGTGGACCTCCCAGACCACCGTCATGGCCGAAGCCCGTCCGGTGTTCCCGGGCGACGTTGCCGTTGCCGTGGCGGGCGTGCACTACACCATCTAG
- a CDS encoding DUF2017 domain-containing protein: MAKAFKYGLKGITGYLEPAERDLLRSLIDDVISMLQPEDRAGQDPLAALIGLDMDVAEPTDRAVKRLLPNVVKDDGGASLEFRQLTERSLRETKIGALRAAALDLDKDEIVLTPEGAKHWSMALNDVRLVLAERLDIRDEADAEHVHRMQDWSQAEDVESYLALVYNFTTWLQESLVQAMLQSMESRR, from the coding sequence GTGGCTAAGGCATTCAAATATGGACTCAAAGGCATCACCGGGTACCTGGAACCGGCCGAACGGGACCTGCTGCGCAGCCTGATTGACGATGTCATTTCCATGCTCCAGCCGGAGGACCGTGCCGGGCAGGACCCGCTGGCGGCCTTGATCGGGCTCGACATGGACGTGGCCGAGCCAACGGACCGTGCCGTGAAGCGGCTGCTGCCCAACGTGGTGAAGGACGACGGCGGCGCGTCCCTTGAGTTCCGCCAGCTCACCGAGCGTTCACTGCGGGAAACAAAGATCGGTGCGCTGCGTGCGGCGGCGCTGGACCTGGACAAGGACGAGATCGTGCTGACGCCCGAGGGCGCAAAGCACTGGTCCATGGCACTGAACGATGTCCGCCTTGTATTGGCAGAGCGGCTGGACATCAGGGACGAAGCCGACGCCGAGCATGTCCACCGTATGCAGGACTGGTCCCAGGCCGAGGATGTGGAGAGCTACCTGGCGCTGGTGTACAACTTCACCACCTGGCTGCAGGAGTCCCTGGTCCAGGCCATGCTGCAGTCCATGGAATCCCGCCGGTGA
- a CDS encoding DUF4395 domain-containing protein translates to MSSLFAFPNPVNEYAARVTAALVVLLAVVTAVAGSGWGLLAIAVGFWLRLLFGPRISPLALLSVKVITPRLGKVRLVSGPPKRFAQGIGAAVSTAALLLFAAGAAPAAWTLLGVLVVAASLEAFAGFCLGCTIFGFLQRRGLIPEDVCEACNNISLRRS, encoded by the coding sequence ATGTCCTCCCTGTTCGCGTTTCCCAATCCCGTTAATGAGTACGCCGCCCGGGTCACCGCAGCGCTCGTGGTGCTGCTCGCCGTCGTCACCGCCGTGGCTGGCTCCGGGTGGGGGCTGCTGGCCATTGCCGTCGGGTTCTGGCTCCGGCTGCTCTTCGGCCCGCGGATTTCGCCACTGGCCTTGCTCTCGGTGAAGGTGATCACTCCGCGGCTGGGAAAGGTGCGGCTGGTCTCCGGGCCGCCCAAGCGCTTTGCACAAGGGATCGGCGCGGCAGTGTCCACCGCAGCGCTGCTCCTGTTCGCTGCAGGCGCGGCACCGGCGGCCTGGACGCTCCTGGGCGTCCTGGTGGTGGCGGCGTCCCTGGAAGCCTTCGCCGGATTCTGCCTTGGCTGCACCATCTTCGGGTTCCTGCAGCGCCGCGGACTGATCCCGGAGGACGTCTGCGAGGCCTGCAACAACATCAGCCTTCGCCGGTCGTAA
- the rph gene encoding ribonuclease PH: protein MTSEATAVPIVRADGRAPDQLRPISITRGWSNQAEGSALIEFGNTRVLCTASLTAGVPRWLKGEGRGWVTAEYAMLPRATNTRSDRESVKGKIGGRTHEISRLIGRSLRSIIDTKALGENTIVLDCDVLQADGGTRTAAITGAYVALADSIRFARDNKLIARNAQPLIDTIAAVSVGIIDGVPMLDLPYVEDVRAETDMNVVVTGSGKFVEVQGTAEGAPFDRDELNQLLDLALLGTAQLAAIQRETLADTL, encoded by the coding sequence ATGACATCTGAAGCAACTGCAGTGCCCATTGTGCGCGCCGACGGCCGTGCCCCCGACCAGCTCCGGCCCATCAGCATCACCCGCGGATGGTCCAACCAGGCTGAAGGATCCGCACTGATCGAGTTCGGCAACACCAGGGTGCTGTGCACGGCCTCGCTGACCGCCGGTGTTCCGCGCTGGCTCAAGGGCGAGGGCCGCGGCTGGGTCACGGCGGAGTACGCCATGCTGCCCCGGGCCACCAACACCCGCTCAGACCGCGAGTCCGTCAAGGGCAAGATCGGCGGCCGAACCCACGAGATTTCGCGGCTGATCGGCCGCTCGCTGCGCTCCATCATCGACACCAAAGCCCTGGGTGAGAACACCATTGTGCTGGACTGCGACGTGCTCCAGGCCGACGGCGGCACCCGCACCGCGGCAATCACCGGCGCCTATGTAGCCCTGGCCGATTCCATCCGCTTTGCGCGCGACAACAAGCTGATCGCCCGGAATGCCCAGCCGCTGATTGATACCATCGCAGCCGTGTCCGTGGGCATCATCGACGGCGTCCCCATGCTGGACCTGCCGTACGTGGAGGACGTGCGGGCCGAAACCGACATGAACGTGGTGGTCACGGGTTCGGGCAAGTTCGTGGAGGTGCAGGGAACGGCAGAGGGCGCCCCCTTCGACCGGGACGAGCTCAACCAGCTCTTGGACTTGGCGCTGCTCGGTACGGCCCAGCTGGCCGCCATCCAGCGCGAGACCCTGGCGGACACCCTGTGA